In Paenibacillus guangzhouensis, a single window of DNA contains:
- a CDS encoding DUF5317 domain-containing protein, which translates to MVIDGIVIGIIVGLIRAGFKNGFMALSNVRIKGGLIFPILLLLQFVMFYYQDRWDILNQISGSYFMVIYVVGLYVLWLNRNEPGFWYIFIGVGLNFLVMVLNGGRMPVSLEAAKVLDPVYIEMLKNGVTVTKHVMLSESTHLAFLGDIIPIAPPYPRTQVISIGDIVMNIGIFIYLQKIMLVEKYRTSTLEAQ; encoded by the coding sequence ATGGTTATCGATGGAATCGTAATTGGGATTATAGTCGGATTAATCCGTGCAGGATTTAAGAATGGGTTCATGGCTCTTTCGAATGTTCGTATTAAAGGCGGACTGATCTTTCCCATATTGCTATTATTGCAATTTGTGATGTTCTATTATCAAGATCGATGGGATATCTTGAACCAAATTAGCGGTTCTTACTTTATGGTGATTTACGTCGTTGGCCTGTATGTATTGTGGCTTAACCGCAATGAACCTGGATTTTGGTATATTTTTATCGGTGTTGGTTTGAATTTCCTTGTCATGGTTCTGAATGGCGGGAGAATGCCAGTTTCACTAGAAGCTGCGAAGGTACTTGATCCCGTGTACATTGAAATGTTGAAGAATGGAGTCACCGTGACGAAGCATGTGATGCTGAGCGAATCAACGCATCTTGCCTTCTTGGGTGATATTATTCCGATTGCACCACCTTATCCTCGAACGCAAGTGATTAGTATTGGAGATATTGTAATGAATATTGGTATATTCATTTATCTTCAGAAGATTATGTTAGTAGAAAAATATAGAACATCTACCCTTGAGGCACAATAA
- the tyrS gene encoding tyrosine--tRNA ligase, translating to MNIIDELEWRDAINQQTDAEGLRQLTNEKSISLYCGVDPTGDSMHIGHLIPFMMLRRFQLAGHRPVILIGGATGTIGDPSGRQSERSLQTMEQVQANVEALTAQMKKLFITDGDNQVRMVNNYDWTHKINVIDFLRDYGKNFSINAMLAKDVVASRLESGISFTEFSYQILQSLDFLHLFKEEDVQLQIGGSDQWGNITSGLDLIRKKEGSESKAFGLTIPLMLKSDGTKFGKTAGGAVWLDPNKTTPFEFYQFWANTDDRDVIKYLKFFTFLDKEAIDALAEKVQTEPHKREAQKTLAEEMTKFVHGEEMLEQAKKITAALFSGDIKSLTADEIEQGFKEMPTFHATKESKNIVEWLVDLGIEPSKRQAREDITKGAISMNGERVTDLEMEVTVENSFDGRFIIIRKGKKNYSLVRLT from the coding sequence CTAGAATGGCGCGACGCCATTAACCAACAGACGGATGCCGAAGGATTGCGTCAACTAACGAATGAGAAATCTATCTCGTTGTATTGCGGTGTTGACCCTACGGGCGACAGTATGCATATTGGGCATTTGATTCCATTTATGATGCTAAGACGCTTCCAGCTTGCTGGACACCGTCCTGTCATTCTCATTGGAGGCGCGACAGGCACCATTGGGGATCCAAGCGGTCGCCAATCGGAGCGCTCGCTGCAGACGATGGAGCAAGTCCAAGCGAACGTCGAAGCGCTTACGGCACAGATGAAGAAGCTATTCATCACCGATGGTGATAATCAGGTGCGTATGGTGAATAACTACGACTGGACGCATAAGATTAACGTGATCGACTTCTTGCGCGATTATGGGAAGAACTTCAGCATCAATGCGATGCTTGCCAAAGATGTCGTGGCTAGCCGTCTGGAGAGCGGGATTTCCTTCACGGAGTTTTCCTACCAGATCCTCCAATCCCTTGACTTCCTTCATTTGTTCAAGGAAGAAGATGTTCAGCTTCAGATTGGCGGTTCCGATCAATGGGGCAACATTACGAGCGGATTAGACTTGATTCGCAAGAAAGAAGGATCTGAATCCAAGGCGTTTGGATTGACCATCCCGCTGATGTTGAAATCCGATGGTACGAAATTCGGGAAGACAGCGGGCGGTGCCGTATGGCTTGATCCGAACAAAACAACGCCATTCGAGTTCTACCAATTCTGGGCGAACACGGATGATCGTGATGTGATTAAATACTTGAAATTCTTCACGTTCCTCGATAAAGAAGCGATCGATGCATTAGCGGAGAAGGTCCAGACAGAACCACACAAACGCGAAGCACAGAAAACATTGGCGGAAGAAATGACGAAGTTCGTGCACGGTGAGGAAATGTTAGAGCAAGCGAAGAAAATCACCGCTGCTTTGTTCAGTGGCGATATCAAATCGTTGACTGCGGATGAGATTGAGCAAGGGTTCAAAGAAATGCCGACCTTCCATGCAACCAAGGAATCCAAAAACATCGTAGAATGGTTGGTCGATCTAGGTATCGAGCCATCTAAACGCCAAGCGCGCGAGGATATCACGAAAGGTGCGATTTCCATGAATGGCGAGCGCGTAACGGATCTAGAGATGGAAGTAACGGTCGAGAACTCCTTCGACGGCCGATTCATCATTATCCGCAAAGGGAAGAAGAATTATAGTTTAGTACGTTTAACTTAG
- a CDS encoding bifunctional diguanylate cyclase/phosphohydrolase — MTELLENTILQLRRYTRLFEIFFILIGLSAGIYYSSYFYSPLQMSDWIIIYIMVVAVVLLDVYMFQIPPEGNSESMDSSVYLAAIFMFGGSFTLFIAMISFSFMALRGLALKTSFSKNGINLALYIFMIISADITYHLSGGVTGPFDFDNIYSYLIAIVVYSTVNILLISFLTVIYNGGSIKDTLLTYFRNSVFAYTSTMLLSLVVLILVDRSGIFGILLFLSIAMLLSVAFSKLFVIYNTISNKANMDQRTGLYSHSYFEEKLDEYICMYRTQDRTFSLAMLDLDDFKKYNDAYGHPEGDKLLSFFGNLVKSECESRDFLAARYGGEEFSIIMPGYTLEQASEFMNGLRKKVNHTPYDGVDVFPHGCISFSAGLLEINKETYDKSQLVDAADRALYLAKSKGKNMVSIYGEQDEPPQRLEHDIHELEQQVKIFLSKDIYTYKHSKRVYSYAVDMAEVLQLHEEDRRTLILGALIHDIGKLEIPRDVLNKKTKLTPDEWEMVKKHVLWGKEIVLATGKYKELIPLIELHHERYDGKGYPHGLKGNEIPKLARMLCIIDSFDAMTTERPYQVTKSYEEALNEIRRCSGSQFDSELAGYFITYIEKKYTIDTSHVLTS; from the coding sequence GTGACAGAATTGCTAGAAAATACAATTCTTCAATTGCGGCGTTATACCCGCCTATTTGAAATTTTCTTTATTCTCATTGGTCTATCAGCAGGTATTTATTATTCTTCTTATTTCTATAGTCCATTACAAATGTCTGACTGGATCATTATTTATATAATGGTTGTTGCGGTGGTACTACTTGATGTGTATATGTTCCAAATTCCACCGGAAGGTAATAGTGAATCGATGGATTCCTCCGTCTATCTTGCGGCGATATTTATGTTCGGCGGAAGTTTTACGTTGTTTATTGCCATGATTAGCTTCTCATTTATGGCTTTAAGAGGGTTGGCGCTAAAAACTTCTTTCTCTAAAAATGGAATTAACTTGGCGCTCTACATATTCATGATCATCTCTGCGGATATAACATATCATTTATCAGGAGGAGTGACAGGCCCTTTTGATTTCGATAATATTTACTCTTACTTGATTGCCATAGTTGTTTATTCGACGGTTAACATTCTGCTAATCAGCTTCCTGACAGTGATTTATAATGGTGGTAGTATTAAGGATACATTGCTAACCTACTTCAGGAATAGTGTATTTGCTTATACGAGCACGATGTTGCTTTCTCTCGTTGTCCTTATTTTGGTCGATCGAAGCGGTATTTTTGGTATTTTGTTGTTTTTAAGTATTGCCATGTTATTATCTGTTGCTTTTAGCAAGCTGTTTGTGATTTATAATACGATTAGTAATAAAGCGAATATGGATCAGAGAACGGGTTTATATAGTCATAGTTACTTTGAAGAGAAGCTCGATGAATATATTTGCATGTATCGCACACAAGATAGAACATTTTCGCTTGCAATGCTCGATCTAGATGATTTCAAGAAATATAATGATGCTTATGGGCATCCTGAGGGTGATAAACTGCTCAGTTTTTTTGGGAATCTAGTTAAGTCTGAATGTGAATCTCGTGATTTTCTCGCTGCACGTTATGGTGGAGAAGAATTCTCGATTATTATGCCAGGATATACTTTAGAACAAGCGAGTGAATTCATGAATGGGTTGCGAAAAAAAGTCAACCACACGCCTTATGATGGGGTAGACGTCTTCCCGCATGGCTGTATCTCATTCTCGGCAGGATTGCTTGAGATTAATAAAGAAACGTATGACAAGTCGCAATTGGTCGATGCAGCGGACCGTGCCTTGTATTTAGCGAAATCAAAGGGAAAAAATATGGTGTCGATTTATGGAGAACAGGACGAGCCGCCTCAACGTTTGGAGCATGATATCCACGAGCTCGAACAGCAGGTTAAGATCTTCCTATCCAAGGACATCTATACTTACAAACATTCGAAACGTGTCTATTCCTATGCGGTCGATATGGCGGAAGTTCTACAGCTCCATGAAGAAGATCGTCGAACACTCATTCTAGGAGCGCTGATCCATGATATCGGTAAGCTCGAGATTCCACGAGATGTGCTGAATAAGAAGACGAAGCTCACACCGGATGAGTGGGAAATGGTCAAGAAGCATGTCCTCTGGGGTAAGGAGATCGTGCTTGCAACAGGGAAATACAAAGAGCTTATTCCATTGATTGAGCTGCATCATGAACGTTACGATGGTAAAGGCTATCCGCACGGGTTGAAGGGAAATGAAATTCCAAAGTTGGCGCGAATGCTCTGTATAATTGATTCTTTTGATGCGATGACAACAGAACGCCCTTATCAGGTAACGAAATCGTATGAAGAAGCACTCAATGAGATCAGACGTTGTTCGGGTAGTCAATTCGACTCTGAGTTGGCGGGGTATTTTATCACCTATATTGAAAAGAAATATACAATCGATACGTCTCACGTGCTGACTTCCTAA